Proteins encoded together in one Impatiens glandulifera chromosome 1, dImpGla2.1, whole genome shotgun sequence window:
- the LOC124921212 gene encoding amino acid transporter AVT1J-like, which translates to MEAPARGDEESSYIIPLLHNIDIKQQSIYRSNDSQTDEEEEGNTSFFKTCFNGLNALSGVGILSVPYALASGGWLTLGLLFIVASSTFYTALLIKRCMDIDPSIRTYPDIGELAFGKKGRWVVSIFMNIELYLVATGFLILEGDNLHKLLPNVGSSQMFIIAVSVIILPTVWLNMSIMSYISAGGVIASAVILFSVIWVGAFDGIGFRNNGVLLNWNGISTSLSLYAFCYCAHPVFPTLYSSMRDKNQFSKVLLVCFSLCTICYASMAVFGYLMFGSGVESQITLNLPTDKISSMVAIYTTLVNPISKYALMVTPIMNAMERRVQDLYGKKVSRVMIRSGLVISTVGVALLVPSFGDLMTLVGAFLSSSASIVLPCLCYLKISGGYGRRRIRTGVGFETVIIVGIVIMGICIAFVGSYVAIQQLLFHM; encoded by the exons ATGGAAGCTCCGGCAAGAGGAGACGAAGAGTCCTCATATATCATACCACTCTTACATAACATTGACATAAAACAACAGAGTATTTATAGATCTAATGATAGTCAAactgacgaagaagaagaaggtaaCACCTCCTTCTTCAAAACCTGCTTCAATGGTCTCAACGCCTTATCAG GAGTCGGAATATTATCGGTTCCATATGCGTTAGCTTCAGGAGGATGGTTAACATTAGGCCTTCTCTTTATAGTGGCCAGTTCAACATTCTACACAGCTTTACTAATCAAAAGATGTATGGATATAGATCCGAGCATTAGAACATATCCCGACATCGGCGAATTAGCATTCGGTAAAAAGGGAAGATGGGTTGTTTCCATTTTCATGAACATCGAGCTTTATTTGGTTGCTACTGGTTTTCTAATTCTAGAAGGTGATAACCTTCATAAGTTGTTACCAAACGTGGGTAGTTCTCAGATGTTCATTATCGCGGTGTCTGTTATCATACTTCCGACGGTTTGGCTTAATATGAGTATCATGTCTTATATTTCAGCCGGCGGGGTAATTGCTTCCGCCGTGATTCTGTTTTCAGTGATCTGGGTTGGAGCTTTTGATGGAATTGGATTTCGTAACAATGGTGTTCTTTTGAATTGGAATGGAATATCCACTTCTTTGAGTTTATACGCTTTCTGTTACTGTGCTCATCCTGTTTTCCCCACTTTATATTCTTCAATGAGAGATAAGAATCAATTCTCAAAAgttcttttagtttgtttttctCTTTGCACGATTTGCTACGCATCAATGGCGGTTTTTGGGTATCTAATGTTTGGTTCAGGTGTTGAATCTCAGATTACTTTGAATCTTCCAACTGATAAAATAAGTTCGATGGTGGCTATTTACACTACTTTGGTGAATCCGATATCGAAATATGCTTTGATGGTAACTCCGATTATGAATGCGATGGAGAGACGGGTTCAAGATTTGTATGGGAAAAAAGTTTCGAGAGTGATGATTAGAAGTGGTTTGGTGATTAGTACGGTTGGGGTGGCTTTATTGGTTCCTTCTTTTGGAGATTTGATGACTCTTGTGGGAGCTTTCTTGAGTTCTTCGGCTTCTATTGTTCTTCCATGTTTGTGTTATTTGAAGATTTCAGGTGGgtatggaagaagaagaataagaacaGGGGTTGGATTTGAAACTGTGATTATTGTGGGAATTGTTATAATGGGTATTTGTATTGCTTTTGTTGGTTCTTATGTAGCTATTCAACAGTTATTATTTCATATGTAA